A single Penaeus vannamei isolate JL-2024 chromosome 22, ASM4276789v1, whole genome shotgun sequence DNA region contains:
- the msps gene encoding cytoskeleton-associated protein 5 isoform X8 translates to MEEDTEYLKLPLEDRCIHKLWKARLSGYEECTKHFPKIVDERSPEFNKFAPLMKKFVTDSNAVAQEKALEAVLAYVENAHVAGRTAGDVTNGIVQKCLAAPKRGTQEKALEVILMYCEIEKYEVVQEELMKGFTQKNPKVVAASVRAVTTALREFGPKVMNPKPLIKQMHTLLEDRDKNVREESKKMVIEMYRWIRQALKPQMSSLKPVQIQELEAEFDKLGNEKVVQTRFLRSQQDLKAKMEAQGDEEEEEDEEVEPDAPELDPFEFMEPVDILSKLPKDFYEKAEATKWKDRKEAVDLLLPLTQNPKLESGDYHDLMKVLKKIIGKDSNVMIVAVAAQCLTGLAKGLKKKFSPFALSFTETILEKFKEKKVNVVSALRDAIDAVFQATNIEAIQETVSGALANKNPQVKAETAAFLSRAFCYCTPTVFNKKLLKVYITDLVKTLNESDPTVRDNSAMALGVMLKVVGEKQLMVFIGEVENLKMQKIKEAADKAELKVKISAPKAKKPAPKKEAPPPAAEPPPSTTAPPKKVIKAGVKPGASSAGPAKGKKRLKGGGGGGGGGAGGGVLEECTEAELSIEDAVEKASEVLPEDVVSGVTDANWKTRLAAVESFGNTIQTLDRSEIPCQALVRVLAQKPGFKDNNFQVLKLRLEALKNLAENSDFTRRSGEVCIQDLVEKLGDPKNGSLCGEVLMTIAEAAKLQWVGPEVMTRAFEQKSPKIQEMALKWLSDAITDFGFVLQPKALIGDIKKALAHTNPGVRTAGISLCGTIYLYMGATLRVFFEDEKPALLQQIDSEFEKMNGTSPPAPTRGLNRGSSTENDDDADDVDSGPAVINVQDLVPRTNISDQLTSTLFTELADKNWKVRNEALQKVSNIISEAKFIKGDISELPTALCARMMDTNKNLALEALRLTASLSAALGPNCKPHTRNIVPGMLAALGDSKQNIRQQALSTLNSWVEQTGLKETVDGEVFADALKSGSPFLKSELFLWMAEKLKDAPPKSVNKEELHACTQYLFMALEDRNADVRKGANEAVLPFMIHLGYDGMVKHTNKVKPSSKNTVMQALEKAKPNLPAKPQPKPKAAAGGGTGRGAAAAAAERPQASAPAAGRGAAAGVKKGLRAPSATRTGSGSSRKDQEEVDTSPLLQVNNLKQQRASDEQRLRVLRWDFTTPRQEFITQLKDQMTAAGLNRQLMSNMFHQDFKFHIKAIDALNEDLNSNLPACIANLDLVLKWLTIRFFDTNPSVIMKAMDYLQQVFQCVSEEGYHLLDLEAYSFLPFLVTKFGDPKDAIRGPARNIAKLICNIYPASKVSPYMMDGLKAKNARQRAECLEAMGNLIEVYGMSVCQPSPGVALKEIAKQIADRDNSVRNAALNALVQVYFREGEKVFKLVGNLSDKDMSLLEERIKRAAKNRPVIKKPPVEPEVPTVRGGGASGRANRVIPTPAQPAPVITREREGADGATGGEQSSLLKRFGMRNQQQQQSSANANAPFKIDYGLIEKLLEDNDTTERPQYKIEEIPDMNSLLNYKPVCPTPASRLTRPGFTATSRPVSSGAQIDTEGAAQAINLVISQVATPDANTVITALSQLDEVLQSEERSTQLAPHIDQLLILATLQYRLVLNTKMANPNVNKEECIKIYRSLTNCLMMIFNNKQLGTQATRDVLRDVVHVLINILLDPRLAQLEDGPQIIRAINVLVVRIVEKAQFTHVFSALLKLLHESVGSGGGCKFTELVMKCNWKVIRILPTRSNDLDLDQILLDVHNFLVAYPVNTWAERPSDTPLRTIKTVIHTLCKVYGTNILSHFSKIENAQGSELHKYLTKTLKKPKTEDDGGVGDSNRLAAAQVTSDSAESVKSPKRLSKTAHNTLSEIFRKIGSKENTKEGLIQLYEFKQKHPEADIEPFLRKSSQFFQNYIERGLKRVEMERQAEGKVAASQASENGSNSGPLASIQVPDTANFNMNELVAQFKSIAARAGFDNTYIDTAVKDICSAENKGSGERLDISEYIKTLSSDYGIEQNKEQFSSHDQ, encoded by the exons ATGGAAGAAGACACAGAATACCTCAAGCTTCCCCTGGAGGACAGGTGTATCCACAAA CTCTGGAAGGCACGATTGAGTGGATATGAAGAATGCACAAAGCACTTCCCTAAGATTGTGGATGAACGGTCCCCAGAATTCAACAAATTTGCTCCTCTTATGAAAAAATTTGTAACCGATAGCAATGCAGTTGCACAAGAGAAAGCATTGGAAGCTGTACTGGCTTATGTGGAAAATGCACATGTGGCTGGAAG GACGGCAGGAGATGTTACAAATGGAATTGTTCAGAAATGCTTAGCAGCACCAAAACGCGGTACACAGGAAAAAGCGTTGGAGGTGATCCTCATGTACTGTGAAATTGAGAAATATGAAGTGGTTCAAGAGGAACTAATGAAAGGTTTTACACAAAAAAATCCCAAAGTTGTTGCTGCATCTGTACGAGCAGTAACAACCGCTTTGAG AGAATTTGGCCCAAAGGTTATGAACCCTAAGCCACTAATAAAGCAGATGCACACACTTCTGGAGGACAGGGACAAAAATGTACGCGAGGAGAGCAAAAAGATGGTCATTGAGATGTATAGGTGGATTCGACAGGCCCTCAAACCACAGATGTCTTCCTTGAAACCTGTGCAG ATCCAAGAATTGGAAGCAGAATTTGACAAGCTTGGCAATGAGAAGGTGGTCCAGACACGCTTCCTTCGTTCACAGCAGGACCTAAAGGCTAAAATGGAAGCtcaaggagatgaagaggaagaggaag ATGAAGAAGTAGAGCCAGATGCCCCAGAACTGGATCCATTCGAATTCATGGAACCAGTCGACATCCTCTCAAAACTTCCAAAAGATTTCTATGAAAAG GCTGAAGCTACGAAATGGAAGGATCGTAAAGAAGCAGTAGACCTTCTCCTGCCGCTGACCCAGAATCCAAAATTAGAGAGTGGAGATTACCATGATCTTATGAAGGTTCTTAAAAAG ATCATTGGGAAGGACAGCAATGTAATGATCGTAGCAGTGGCTGCCCAGTGCTTGACAGGATTGGCCAAGGGTTTGAAGAAAAAGTTTTCGCCTTTTGCCTTATCCTTCACAGAGACCATCTTAGAGAAATTCAAAGAGAAGAAGGTCAATGTTGTCTCAGCTCTCAGGGATGCCATTGATGCTGTTTTCCAGGCG ACTAATATTGAAGCTATCCAAGAGACTGTTAGTGGTGCTTTGGCAAACAAGAATCCTCAAGTGAAGGCAGAGACTGCGGCTTTCTTGTCACGGGCGTTTTGTTACTGCACACCAACAGTCTTTAATAAGAAGCTGTTGAAAGTATATATTACAGATCTTGTAAAAACACTCAATGAATCAG ATCCAACTGTCCGTGATAATTCAGCTATGGCTCTTGGTGTAATGTTGAAAGTTGTTGGTGAGAAGCAGTTGATGGTATTCATTGGAGAAGTGGAAAATCTAAAGATGCAGAAG ATTAAAGAAGCAGCAGACAAAGCTGAGCTGAAGGTCAAAATCTCGGCACCCAAGGCAAAGAAACCAGCACCAAAGAAAGAGGCACCTCCACCGGCAGCTGAGCCTCCCCCTTCAACCACAGCTCCACCGAAGAAAGTTATAAAAGCTGGCGTCAAACCAGGAGCCTCATCAGCAGGGCCGGCCAAAGGGAAAAAAC GtttaaaaggaggaggtggaggtggtggtggtggagcaggaggtggagtcCTAGAGGAATGCACAGAAGCAGAACTATCAATAGAAGATGCTGTTGAGAAAGCGAGTGAAGTCCTGCCTGAGGATGTTGTCAGTGGAGTTACGGATGCCAATTGGAAGACCAGATTGGCTGCTGTTGAATCCTTTGGTAAT ACTATCCAGACGCTTGACCGGAGTGAAATCCCATGCCAAGCATTAGTAAGAGTTCTGGCACAAAAGCCAGGCTTCAAGGACAACAATTTCCAGGTTCTTAAACTCAGACTAGAAGCTCTCAAAAACTTAGCTGAGAACTCGGACTTTACCCG ACGCTCTGGAGAAGTATGCATCCAAGACCTTGTAGAGAAACTAGGTGATCCAAAGAATGGTTCTTTGTGTGGAGAGGTTCTGATGACCATAGCAGAGGCTGCCAAGCTACAGTGGGTTGGGCCTGAGGTTATGACTAGAGCCTTTGAACAGAAGAGTCCAAAGATTCAGGAAATGGCACTGAAGTGGTTATCAGATGCCATCACAGATTTTGGATTTGT ACTGCAACCAAAAGCTCTTATTGGTGACATTAAGAAGGCCTTAGCACATACCAACCCTGGTGTGAGAACAGCCGGAATCTCCCTCTGTGGTACAATATACCTTTACATGGGAGCTACACTCAGGGTCTTCTTTGAGGATGAGAAGCCAGCTCTTTTGCAGCAAATTGATTCAGAATTTGAGAAG ATGAATGGCACAAGTCCTCCAGCTCCTACAAGAGGCCTTAATCGGGGCAGCAGTacagaaaacgatgatgatgctgatgatgttgatTCAGGACCAGCTGTCATAAACGTTCAAGATCTTGTACCCCGAACTAATATCAGCGATCAGCTAACATCTACACTCTTTACAGAATTGGCTGATAAAAATTGGAAG gTGAGAAATGAAGCCCTACAGAAGGTTTCCAACATTATCTCAGAGGCCAAATTTATTAAGGGTGACATTAGTGAACTACCTACTGCTCTGTGTGCTCGAATGATGGACACTAACAAAAATTTAGCTCTGGAAGCGCTGAGATTAACTGCATCTCTCTCTGCTGCGCTTGGACCAAATTGCAAGCCTCATACAAGGAACATTGTGCCAGGAATGTTAGCTGCTCTTGGAGACAGCAAG cAAAATATTCGTCAGCAGGCATTAAGCACTCTTAACTCATGGGTGGAACAAACAGGTCTGAAAGAAACGGTTGATGGTGAAGTATTTGCtgatgccttgaaatctggctcTCCCTTCCTGAAGTCTGAGCTGTTCTTGTGGATGGCAGAGAAACTGAAAGATG CACCCCCTAAATCTGTGAACAAAGAAGagttacatgcatgcacacagtaCCTCTTCATGGCCCTAGAAGATCGTAATGCTGATGTCCGGAAAGGTGCTAATGAAGCTGTTCTGCCGTTCATGATACATTTAGGATATGATGGAATGGTGAAGCATACCAACAAAGTCAAG CCTTCATCAAAGAACACTGTGATGCAAGCTCTAGAGAAGGCTAAACCCAACCTCCCAGCTAAGCCTCAGCCCAAGCCAAAGGCAGCTGCTGGTGGAGGAACTGGCCGAGGGGCGGCAGCTGCTGCTGCAGAAAGGCCACAGGCAAGTGCCCCAGCTGCAGGCAGGGGAGCTGCTGCTGGAGTCAAAAAGGGCCTGAGGGCCCCATCGGCAACACGCACA GGTTCTGGATCAAGTCGCAAAGACCAGGAAGAGGTCGACACATCGCCACTCCTCCAGGTGAATAACCTAAAGCAGCAGCGTGCTTCAGATGAGCAGAGGCTTAGGGTCCTGCGCTGGGACTTCACAACCCCTCGGCAGGAGTTCATCACCCAATTGAAGGATCAGATGACGGCAGCAGGACTTAACAGACAGCTGATGTCAAATATGTTCCATCAGGATTTCAAATTCCATATCAAGGCTATTGATGCTTTGAATGAG GACCTCAACTCAAACCTCCCAGCTTGCATCGCCAATCTGGATTTGGTATTGAAGTGGTTAACTATCCGGTTCTTCGACACTAACCCATCGGTGATCATGAAGGCGATGGATTACCTGCAGCAGGTGTTCCAGTGTGTGTCAGAAGAAGGCTATCACCTCCTGGACCTTGAAGCTTATTCCTTCCTGCCTTTCTTAGTTACCAAG tTTGGTGACCCTAAGGATGCTATTAGAGGAcctgcaagaaatattgctaagttGATTTGCAATATATACCCAGCTAGCAAAGTATCTCCATACATGATGGATGGTCTTAAAGCAAAGAATGCAAGGCAGAGAGCAG AATGCTTGGAGGCCATGGGCAACTTGATAGAAGTGTATGGAATGTCAGTGTGTCAACCATCTCCTGGTGTAGCACTTAAAGAAATAGCCAAACAGATTGCTGATAGAGATAACTCCGTCAGAAATGCTGCTCTCAATGCCCTGGTGCAGGTGTATTTCCGTGAAGGTGAAAAGGTTTTCAAACTCGTTGGAAAT CTGTCAGACAAGGATATGAGTTTACTTGAAGAGCGCATCAAACGTGCTGCCAAGAACAGACCGGTTATTAAGAAGCCACCTGTCGAACCAGAAGTGCCCACTGTCAGAGGTGGTGGAGCAAGTGGTCGAGCTAATCGTGTCATCCCAACCCCAGCTCAACCAGCGCCAGtgattacaagagagagagaaggtgctgATGGAGCAACAGGAGGAGAACAGAGCAGTCTTCTAAAGag ATTTGGAATGCgaaaccagcagcagcagcaatcaaGTGCGAATGCAAATGCACCGTTCAAGATCGATTATGGTCTCATAGAAAAACTACTTGAGGACAATGACACCACAGAAAGACCCCAATACAAGATTGAGGAAATCCCTGATATGAACTCGTTACTCAACTACAAACCAGTCTGCCCAACTCCAGCCTCCAG ACTCACCAGACCAGGATTCACTGCAACCTCACGGCCAGTGTCTTCAGGAGCACAGATTGACACTGAAGGTGCTGCTCAAGCAATTAATCTGGTTATATCACAG GTCGCCACCCCAGATGCCAATACTGTTATCACGGCTCTGTCTCAGCTGGATGAGGTCCTGCAGTCGGAGGAGAGAAGTACCCAGCTGGCTCCACACATTGACCAGCTGTTGATTCTGGCCACTCTCCAGTACCGTCTTGTCCTAAACACCAAAATGGCCAACCCCAATGTGAACAAAGAGGAGTGCATCAAAATATACCGCTCTCTAACTAACTGTTTGATGATG ATCTTCAATAACAAGCAACTGGGAACCCAAGCTACACGAGATGTTCTCCGGGATGTGGTCCATGTTTTGATTAACATCTTGTTAGATCCTCGTCTAGCACAGCTGGAGGATGGTCCACAGATCATTCGAGCAATCAATGTACTTGTTGTACGCATTGTGGAGAAAGCACAATTTACTCATGTATTTAG TGCCCTTCTCAAGCTTCTACATGAGAGtgtgggaagtggaggagggtgcAAGTTCACAGAACTTGTGATGAAGTGTAACTGGAAGGTTATTCGCATTCTGCCAACACGATCCAATGACCTAGATCTTGACCAGATTCTCCTGGATGTTCACAATTTCCTTGTG GCTTATCCAGTCAACACCTGGGCAGAGCGGCCATCAGATACTCCTTTGCGCACCATTAAGACTGTTATTCATACATTATGTAAGGTATATGGCACGAACATCCTCAGTCACTTCTCCAAAATTGAAAATGCTCAAGGCTCGGAACTCCACAAGTACCTCACAAAGACGCTGAAG AAACCGAAGACtgaagatgatggaggtgttggagACAGTAACAGACTAGCAGCTGCTCAAGTCACGAGTGATTCAGCAGAAAGTGTAAAATCCCCGAAGAGATTAAGCAAAACAGCTCACAACACACTATCCGAAATATTCCGCAAAATTGGCTCAAAGGAGAACACAAAAGAG gGCTTGATTCAGTTGTATGAATTCAAGCAGAAGCATCCAGAGGCAGACATTGAACCCTTCTTGAGAAAGTCATCACAGTTCTTCCAGAACTACATAGAAAGAGGACTGAAGAGAGTGGAGATGGAGCGGCAAGCAGAAGGAAAAGTGGCTGCCAGTCAGGCTTCAGAAAATGGGTCAAATTCAG GACCCTTGGCTTCCATCCAAGTACCAGACACAGCCAACTTCAACATGAATGAGCTTGTAGCTCAATTCAAGTCTATTGCTGCCCGCGCCGGCTTTGACAACACCTACATTGATACTGCGGTCAAGGATATATGTAGTGCTGAAAATAAGGGCTCAGGTGAACGACTTGACATCTCAGAATATATCAAGACTTTGTCATCTGACTATGGAATAGAACAGAACAAGGAACAGTTCAGTTCTCATGATCAGTGA